A genomic window from Salvia hispanica cultivar TCC Black 2014 chromosome 5, UniMelb_Shisp_WGS_1.0, whole genome shotgun sequence includes:
- the LOC125187637 gene encoding uncharacterized protein LOC125187637 isoform X2, which yields MSSSFLKLEKWGESNFAAIWVSSKNVLKPLLKLEKRKATMQSGHQHGKGVSNSMNCPSGDSSKSFGVDGLSETRRNKFRKGERSRRMWTAREEEILAASLLELTATGWKADNGFRAGYLSKIEDSLRAEFPNTDLKGNPHINSKMQAWKKSYGSLRLILGRSGVGFNNHGDYKIDCSDDQWD from the exons ATGAGCTCCTCATTTCTGAAATTGGAGAAGTGGGGTGAATCAAATTTCGCTGCAATTTGGGTGTCTTCAAAAAACGTGCTCAAGCCATTGCTCAAATTGGAGAAGCGGAAGGCCACGATGCAGTCGGGACATCAACATGGCAAAG GTGTTAGCAACTCAATGAATTGTCCATCTGGGGATAGTTCAAAAAGCTTTGGTGTTGACG GCCTGTCTGAGACGAGGAGGAATAAGTTTCGCAAGGGGGAAAGATCGCGACGGATGTGGACTGCTAGGGAGGAGGAAATACTGGCCGCTTCACTGCTAGAACTCACTGCAACAGGCTGGAAAGCAGACAACGGATTCAGGGCGGGTTACCTGAGTAAGATAGAGGACAGTCTCCGTGCAGAGTTCCCCAATACGGACTTGAAGGGCAACCCGCACATAAACTCAAAAATGCAGGCATGGAAGAAGAGCTATGGCAGTCTACGATTGATTTTGGGTCGAAGTGGTGTAGGGTTCAACAATCATGGTGATTACAAGATTGATTGCAGTGACGACCAATGGGACTAG
- the LOC125186678 gene encoding protein RETICULATA-RELATED 3, chloroplastic-like — MAQLCCSSLPTHRCLITTSTSSHSLNFPQCTKFKFSNPNLDSKLSTPHAAGGGGGAGISSGGGGGGGDNGGEGNSPRDNGLGPIGAFLTGWRERVVADPQFPFKVLMEELVGVSACILGDMASRPNFGLNELDFVFSTMVVGSILNLLLMYILAPTSSSLGQSLPSIFSGSPASHMFEPGAFTVVERLGTFVYKGLLFAAAGFTAGLVGTAISNGLIELRKKVDPEFVRPNKAPPTLLNASAWAVQLGVSSNLRYQVLNAVEFILAKKLPMNVFKSLVVVLRCFNNVLGGMSFVTVARLMGSQVVDQEEGGKAALD, encoded by the coding sequence ATGGCTCAGCTCTGCTGCTCTTCACTTCCCACCCACCGTTGCCTCATCACCACCTCCACGTCTTCACATTCCCTCAATTTCCCCCAAtgcacaaaattcaaattctcaAACCCTAATCTCGATTCCAAATTAAGTACACCGCACGCCgccggaggcggcggcggtgcCGGCATtagcagcggcggcggcggaggaggaggtgaCAACGGCGGCGAAGGAAACTCTCCTCGCGACAACGGATTGGGACCAATCGGAGCGTTTTTAACcggatggagagagagagtcgTCGCCGATCCACAGTTCCCTTTCAAGGTGTTGATGGAGGAGCTAGTAGGTGTGAGCGCGTGCATTCTCGGCGACATGGCGTCGCGCCCTAATTTCGGCCTGAACGAGCTGGATTTCGTGTTCTCCACCATGGTAGTGGGGTCGATTTTGAATCTGCTGCTGATGTACATCTTAGCCCCAACCTCGTCTTCGCTAGGGCAGAGCCTGCCGTCGATCTTCTCCGGGTCTCCGGCGAGCCACATGTTCGAGCCAGGCGCATTCACCGTGGTGGAGAGGCTGGGGACGTTCGTGTACAAGGGATTGCTGTTCGCGGCGGCGGGGTTCACGGCGGGGCTGGTGGGGACGGCGATCTCTAACGGGCTGATCGAGCTGAGGAAGAAGGTGGACCCGGAGTTTGTGAGGCCGAACAAGGCGCCGCCGACGCTGCTGAACGCATCGGCGTGGGCGGTGCAGCTTGGGGTGAGCAGCAACTTGAGGTATCAGGTGCTGAACGCGGTGGAGTTTATACTGGCGAAGAAGCTGCCGATGAATGTGTTCAAGTCGTTGGTGGTGGTGTTGAGGTGCTTCAACAACGTGCTCGGGGGGATGTCCTTCGTGACGGTGGCGAGGTTGATGGGATCGCAGGTTGTGGATCAGGAAGAGGGCGGCAAGGCTGCTTTGGATTAG
- the LOC125187637 gene encoding uncharacterized protein LOC125187637 isoform X1 yields MSSSFLKLEKWGESNFAAIWVSSKNVLKPLLKLEKRKATMQSGHQHGKGSNVGVSNSMNCPSGDSSKSFGVDGLSETRRNKFRKGERSRRMWTAREEEILAASLLELTATGWKADNGFRAGYLSKIEDSLRAEFPNTDLKGNPHINSKMQAWKKSYGSLRLILGRSGVGFNNHGDYKIDCSDDQWD; encoded by the exons ATGAGCTCCTCATTTCTGAAATTGGAGAAGTGGGGTGAATCAAATTTCGCTGCAATTTGGGTGTCTTCAAAAAACGTGCTCAAGCCATTGCTCAAATTGGAGAAGCGGAAGGCCACGATGCAGTCGGGACATCAACATGGCAAAG GTTCGAATGTAGGTGTTAGCAACTCAATGAATTGTCCATCTGGGGATAGTTCAAAAAGCTTTGGTGTTGACG GCCTGTCTGAGACGAGGAGGAATAAGTTTCGCAAGGGGGAAAGATCGCGACGGATGTGGACTGCTAGGGAGGAGGAAATACTGGCCGCTTCACTGCTAGAACTCACTGCAACAGGCTGGAAAGCAGACAACGGATTCAGGGCGGGTTACCTGAGTAAGATAGAGGACAGTCTCCGTGCAGAGTTCCCCAATACGGACTTGAAGGGCAACCCGCACATAAACTCAAAAATGCAGGCATGGAAGAAGAGCTATGGCAGTCTACGATTGATTTTGGGTCGAAGTGGTGTAGGGTTCAACAATCATGGTGATTACAAGATTGATTGCAGTGACGACCAATGGGACTAG
- the LOC125186324 gene encoding uncharacterized protein LOC125186324, which produces MVVDCLIMLKGEMQWSKSTVPSWFLPLAAEWMKDKADVIFSELELKDRVDLLRKRYYTFKVVLRIRGACLDAPTKAIVAPADSWEKMLKMNAFAGAYFYQQEPICARLACVFGLDDVEVEGQTTVVVISDNTEVIHSDSIKINDVVEGEEEVNSPVVFPGPKVHRKLFDEDAELLILSPLPRTETAS; this is translated from the exons ATGGTGGTGGACTGCCTCATCATGTTGAAGGGAGAGATGCAATGGTCGAAGTCCACCGTCCCTTCGTGGTTCCTACCGTTAGCCGCAGAGTGGATGAAGGACAAAGCAGATGTAATTTTCTCCGAGCTTGAGCTTAAGGATCGGGTCGACCTTTTGCGGAAGCGGTACTACACGTTCAAAGTTGTCCTCCGCATCCGTGGTGCGTGCCTAGACGCACCAACGAAAGCTATTGTGGCACCGGCTGACTCATGGGAGAAGATGCTCAAG ATGAACGCCTTCGCGGGTGCGTATTTCTATCAGCAAGAACCCATTTGCGCACGCCTCGCTTGTGTGTTTGGGTTAGATGACGTAGAGGTCGAGGGCCAGACTACGGTGGTCGTCATCTCTGACAACACCGAAGTGATACATTCTGATTCGATCAAAATCAACGATGTCGtcgaaggagaagaagaagttaACTCCCCGGTCGTGTTCCCTGGGCCAAAAGTTCACCGAAAGTTGTTCGACGAGGACGCAGAGCTGTTGATCTTGAGTCCACTACCGAGGACGGAGACTGCTTCGTAG